In Ooceraea biroi isolate clonal line C1 chromosome 1, Obir_v5.4, whole genome shotgun sequence, the genomic stretch taagtCGTAATCTGTAACAAATCTCCGTAAATGCTTAACGACCTAGCGACGTAAATAGCATATGCTACCTCTAGCGTGATGTAACTCAATGTATCCCACTGGAATTCATTGCGTTAAGAATATTCTGTATTCTAACGGAGAATTATATTTCGCGTCTATTTCAATGTATCGTTGCGTTCGCGGATTGTGTACGCGAGATAGAGGATTGTAATTACTTGGGGGAaaattcgttcgttcgttcacgaataaataaacgtttaaaaTTAAACGTAACGTAATCACAGATAACGACTCATCATGAGACCCTCCTCAAATACTGTATGCAATATCACTTTGCGTCTCTCGATCAATGCGAAAGAACCAATTTTTATTAGAGTATACAGGATTTCAATGGGATACAccggaatatatatatatatacatatatacatatatatatatatatatatatatatatatatatatatattagcgAAATGTTCGTAATCAAGTGAatcgagggggggggggggaatcTACTAGAAAACACTTGCACTTCAGTATCCGCGCACTGAATCGATtatcgttatatatatatatatatatatgtacatatatatccgagatattataaattaatagtgTCCAGACTGTGCGAGTTTCTGGTTGCACTATTATCCTTCGGCGACGTACTGGCGACATTGACCTGTTTCGTAACGTTGTTCGTGAATGGCATGGAGAACTTAAAGTCAGCACCGTTCGGCAACTTGCGCATGATCTTGCCGGACGTGATGAGCCTGCCGAAGCCCTCTTGGTGGGCAAACGCGTAGCCGGAGCGTAGGGATCGGCGCGTTCGTCTTGTGGACGGTGTACGTAGGATGTCCTGGCTCTGGCGGGAACGCAGCTGCGCCAGTCGCTGTTTCAGTCTCACCCTATCCGATAGCGTCGGCCTGACGTCAATGAAGAAGAATCGCCACGACAGCACCGGTATCACGAGGATTATACAGGATATTACCGTCGTGAACCAAAAGGTTGCTTCTGACATCGCCTGCGTGTACGAATAAAGTTTTTTCAGCGCTGCCAGCTTACGTCATTTCAGATgggaaaatatacaaatagaGAGACGAAAATACACACGTACCATCGTAAGGCTGCCGACGTAACTACCGCCTATGACGAAGTTGTAGAAGTAATCTAGAATAAAGTACCAAATGAGTGAACCCCACACCATGATGTGGTTGACGATCGTCCAGTACGATGTGTCGAGGGCTATCTGTACGGTCACTACTATGACTAATATGGTGGCCACTACGCTGCCTAGTAGCATGTGATCGGAAAGTACGTAACCCTTTGGTGATACCCCGTCTCTGTACGTTCCTGTTGAAATACGTCAGATATCAATTTTGTCCGTTATTACAAAAGAATCAATAGTCTCTATATTATGTACgatttcgtttttatttttatagcgtGTGGtttattcttatcattttttaacagATATAAAACAAGCAGAATATACTTACCATAAGGTACTAGAAATAATACACAACTAGCGAAAAACCCATGTATAGCGCTCCAACAGAATTCTTTCTTGTTAAAGAGTAAATTTTGCAGTCCTGGTGCGTATAGCTTCGGATACATCAGACTGTTCTTGTCGTTAACGTCCTGATCAAAAATACCAACAGCCAAAACCGGTAGTGAAGTGTAAAACAGATTGTAGACAGAAATGTACATAGGATCAAACACAGTCTGCAAGAAAATGTATGCCGATGACTTTTTATGCAGCTTTAAATGTTCGCGTCGTTGTATTTAGCATTTATTCGCGGTGCGTTATCAGAAAAGAGATACAATTCATTGTCCCGAATCTCAACTTTGGAGCACAGAGCTCTTACAAAGGAGTATCGTGAATCATATTCGCCTTAAAGACatcatttgttttttttctttcgcgtaATTCACAttctctattattttttatatactatatttatcGGTAAAGCACCGAAAGTCTTACCTGTGCGCTGAATCCGCAGAAAAAGGCAAACCAGATGTGGCAGAGAGTGAACGCGAAATtcttatagaaaaaatatctaAGGAATTTACTCATTCTGTAGTACGACCATCTGCCGTGAACCAGAAGCAGTCTCTCCAAAAATCTGAACTGCCCGATTGAATAATCGGACGCCAATACGGCTTGCAGGCCCTCCTGTCCGCTGATGCCGACACCGATGTGAGCAGTTTTTATCATCGAGACATCATTGGCGCCGTCGCCGATGGCCAACGTTACCGCGGacttatttttcttgattaattCGACAACCATTGCCTTTTGCAGCGGCGTTACTCGGCAACATATTACAGATTTACCTGATAGAAATTCAAGGTTTGAagtaatctaatttaaatcaaAGCCTTTAAAGCTTAATATCGACTTACATTGACTCGACACTTCTAGGAAAAGCTGTTCCAACTGCGGATGTAACGCGTGAACCAGAGAATGCCCATTGATAACCACCGCGAATTCCGTCGGGGTTTCCATCTCGTGTTCGTCCTGCTCCTCTCTGCTAGGATTGTACTCTGTATCGCTGCTacgcagaaagagaaaacgaaagGCTTTTAAGCAAATTGATGATTACTCGGGTTTTTTAATTATGCGGTTTTAAAGTCGAAAATAACGACCTAATACTTGCTTGATTTGttagattaaaaaaaactttactCAGCTCACGCTGTATATAGTTATAACAAGAGTTGTActctgtgtgtgcgtgtatgtgttcTGAGAAGACTCAAAAGGTTTACTAAAAGTAACTTTAGTTACTTCTGGTTGTTAGAAAGATAATACATGTTAATTATAGACGGTATAGTGCGTTCTATTTAAATATCCGCAAATACGAGAATGTGTCACAAGCAATGTACCAGTTTGTTAttgttatcaataatattaattattaagcatacagaaagagaaggagTGAGTATCAAGCATCATGATCAAATTTTAGTTAGCTACGAGTACTGAAtcatagaataataaattgtaggGGAGAGAGTTTCGATTTAATTCGATGTGATATCTGAAGTAGCTTAAGAAAGCCAATCTAGCATAACATTCTAAATGTGGTCACATCGTGATTACACTATCAAGAAGAAGAACGCAGCCAGTTCTGATATTTTCGACTCGATGATACGTTCGACAGAAATACGACAGACAGCTTCGTAAtgctttttaaattacatataaaaaacatGGATACTATTGAACTcgcatgcaaaaaattaaacttCGTAAGAGACAAAATGGAAGAATAGAATTCATAAGTTTTAATGCCACAAATCAAGCGTTTTACTAGCAAAATTTAGCTCAGTATTCTCTGaacataaatatttcgaaacaTTTCATTTTGCACCTCGATCCTTTAAAtacttttgttttaatttcaaatgatTTGCAATGTCGCCTAAACGAGATTCGCAAGCTCTGATTCGCAAGCTTTGATAGAAGACGCATACACGTTTAACAATTAAGTGTACGAGAAGATTCTTAGGCATAGCTATATGAACACAGAAAGCATTACATAGCATATCACATTCagtacaatttttcttttttttaatatgttaaaGTCAACAACAGAGAAAGTTGATATATTGTACTCCGTCTCTTTCAATGTGCCTGACCTTTTCTTGTCCCACCTGAATGTGACGATGGAGAGAGTCGGTTGATTCTTTTGAGTCGAGGCTGTCTTAATGGTCTCCAAATATCGTAACAACTGCGTTTCCACGCTATCGTACGTGGTACCATCTATCACGAAGACATCTGTGAGGTCGTCAGTTAATAACTGACACGAATACCCGATATTAATAGCAGTCTCTGtaaaagtgagaaaaaatctcgatgaaaattttatgcTGCAAACATTTTGCTCTTTTACATGTTTCTGTAgtcaaaaaaagaatattaaagaatTCTAAACAACTTTATCGTATCACGTGAACGCTTATGTAATATCTCGgctaaaatatgtattttacaagaaaatatatttaatattttatcaaattgtataaaatattagaaaaataatcaacaaaacatattcaacataaaaaattaaaaaaagaattaaataagtGCGATAGCATCTTAGGAAACCAatgtattaaatgtattaaaaaattttatcaatcttgctttaaaacattttattatttttattcaaaatattttacttattgtATTGAATAACTCATTTTCCACAGTCTTGTCTCAATGTtgtcattttaaataaatcttgtgTGAGAATTACTGTATTAAATTCGATAGCACTTGTACTACCTctctaaatatattaaaatattacgataaaatttttttattccaatAAAAGTTCAACAAAAGATCACCATTTGCTACTTGGAATCACCGCTCTATTtcctaatatataaaaacgctAGGATTCGtatagttttaatattttctccgTTTGCtaacgttttttaaattttttacattcacAGTAAACATATAATACTTGCATCTCTGTTCAAGTTTACCTTGTTTATCACCGGTTAACACCCAAAGCTTGATACCAGCCATACTTAGATTGGCGATAGTCTGTGGTACGCCATCCTGCAACTTATCTTCGATAGCGGTAGCGCCCAATAGCGACAtatctttctctatttcttcGTAGATTGCGTCCAGCTTGTCGTCTCTGTTCTCTTGGCTCAACGCTGCCTCCTGATGCCGTTGTTTCCAGTTATTGAAAAAGCTCTCGTCCAAATCTCTCACGGAAAGGCACAATGTTCTCAAGCCTTCACCTGCGAACTTGTTTAGGTGATCCAATGTTTTTGCCATTATTTCCTCGCTACCTTTCTTTAGGCGTTCGTAGATCACGTTATCCGCGCCCTTGCAATACAATCGTAACTGTCCATCTTTTCGCAATATCACGGACATCCTCTTTCGCACATTATTGAAGTCCAAAATACAGAGTAGCTCGTATATCTCCTTCTTTCCCATCACTTCGATCGTGATGCTATTGGGAGATCTCTCTTTAAAAACGAAACCAAAATTCCTCGCAGCGGACACCAAGGCGGCCTCATCAGGTGACTGCGCCTGGTATTCGATCTTGCCGTGTTTCTCCTCTGGCATAACGGTGTGACAAACTGCCAGCAGCCTGAAGAAACTGTGAACGTCCTGGTTGTCCCGTCTCACGGCCTCAAGCAACGCCGGATCGTAAAACTTGAACTCCGGCTCGTAGTCCTTATTAAACGAGAAATCCAACGGTGGCATTGTCTACAAAAcgatgatattttttttagaaattgcGTTCTTCATCCATGCGCTACAGCAGAATTAATATGAAAGAAAGAGTTAGttacttattaatttgtaattaatattaaattagtaTCGAAGATCGCAAagtctattattattataaaaaagagcaTGTGAAAAGTTTTTATTGTATCATTCGCCTTTCAAAgacatttaaattatgtttttgtaatatttttttaatatctgaaagagataattattttgcttCCGTGTTTGGTGAGACAATATATAAGTGatatcgttctctctttttctctctctctcttttcctttgtAAAAATAGATTAGATGAAGGACTTGTTAAACACTGTTAAACATAgcttattaactttattaattataacaactTGCATAATATTAGGAAAATTCTCTAACAATAAGAAAATAGTTATGCAAAAAAAATAGGTAATGACACAAatgtgaaagaaaaatagcatAATACACATCTACTTTATCATACATACTATATAGCATCTAATTACAAATGTGCAAGAACACgacacaaatatataattcataaattatcaATACCACAGTAACTCGGTCCACACcgctttattttattgaataatttattgaataatgaaataacGAACGGAATAATGGAAATATGTAAAGTCACGTGGACATTGTAAGTGATACATGCGAGTACAGTGATAAACAGATAAAAAGCGATAGCGTATACAAATAGCGTGTAGAAATCACGATGAGAGAGGTGCTAATTATCAACATGCGTACTGAAGACTTGTGCAGGATATTTGGGCTGCCATTGATGCCAGGTTCCGGCGTTGAACTGGACACTCTGTCCGCCTGTTCCAGGAGACGTACATTCGGATCGTTTAATGGCGTATAAATTGGGCGTACGAATTCCTGCCCGCTCTTCCAATGCATCGTCAGCGTTGGGACAGCTCTGTCCGTCTACATGCAGCACACACATGCTAACAAGGGAACACCACGAACCCGAACTCCTCGAGTTTGATGAAATTTGTAGATTAACGGAGTGACTCGATACATGAATAATCGTATGTATTATTCGTGTTCTATCGCCCTCTGAAGATATTTGCTAAAAGAACGCCTTCACTCTTTCGCGTATAACTCCTAACTTACAAGAGATAGGCAAAAATATTTCCAacgaaaagtttaatttaagtTGAGGACTACAAAGTGATAAAAACACAATtaaaatttggtttttttaagaaaagatgCATATCGTTATTCATGTATTGAGTCACTCCATATATCTacaaatttcatataaatcgAAAAGCTCGGGTTTGCGATGTTCTTTTGTAAGTGACGTACATGAGATCTCGCGCAAATATACGAGAAACAAATAGACATCATGTTTGTATGAATAATCTTGCATTACTTTGTATTTTTACTGAAGAGAATCGTAACGCAcagacaaaaaaaaagaatattttctacaaattatACTTATAAAAAGCGTACAGCAAAATGCAagaattactgatttaaacaCTAATcgcataatattaaaatagtaaagCAAATAGtaaaacgttttatttattacgattatccatttattttatatatatatatatatatatataaagcacAATAGTCATGCAAAAAAGGAACTTTTACTAGAAAACATCTTTGCAACATTTtggcaaaatataatacatttatatatatatattatcaaaatgttgcaaaaatattcCCTAGTAAACATTCTCTTTTTGCGTAGCCATTGTGCTTCATACAACTTAGACTAGAATAATAGTGATTGTAACGAAAAGAGTCATAATATTCCAATTGTATATtgtgaatataattttttgttgaTACGAAACGTTTGTCGCATTTACTGACAAATGAAATTAAACACGgaacactataataaaattgaagcGAAACTGTCATCATCGGTACTAATACGCTTTTTCTCCAAGAATTATGAtctattttaagaaattttttaatccgtcatttaaataattccaggtatctaatttcatttcaattcaatgataaatttttcatatatcgatctaatataatttttaattattttattcacaatgTGATATGGTCCTTTTTTTACagtaacaaaaattttcagcAAAAGCATGTGACACACTAGTACTGTTCTCACGCTAAAAGCacaactatataaatatagataacgTGTTGCACTTGTCTCGGATAATGCACACAATTTCATAATAGACAACGTGGAATGTAGCGGGACACGTATCCTGATCATCAGCGTCAAGGATCCTTGCGCTGCGGGCGAAGAATAGCGACTCACTCACCTCGCTCAAATCGATGACTTCGCCAGTGACCTCGTCGATGACATCGCCGTAACACTTGCCCGCCACGGAACACTTATTGAAAGTCATTATATTTTGCGTTAATGTGCCGGTTTTATCGGAGAATATATACTCTATCTGGCCCAGTTCCTCGTTCAGTGTTGTAGTTCGCGCTTTCGCGTGCGTTTTCGTGGACGCGTGATACATTTCCTCGTCCCAATTAATCAGGAATGACTGTACGAATCGTATCACTTCGACACTCACGTACAAACTGATCGGCACTACTGTGTTCAATACGATTGAGTATGAAAAGAATACGAGTAGGGCATTCACTGTAGCGCCGGTAATAGGCTCGCTCGGCACTAGCGAGTCCCATGGTAGGTACACTTGAAAATAACGGCCCACTAGGCTCTCCCAAATGCCGCAGCCGACCATGCAGAACAAGCACAAGGAGAGCAAGAAGAACACGATCCCGATGATGAGAAGATTCAGTAGCCTGTCTATGGAGGTCCTTTTAAATTTCGTCTTCCCTGAGTTTTGCATTAGTTTGGTATCCTTGCCCGCAAAGATCACCATGCCGTAGCACCATTGCGTGTTCCTCAGTACGCAACCCCGTAAAATTATCTTGTCGTTATCCAATGGATACCTGCCaagataataacaaaattagtaataataataaatttacagtAAGTAGTGTGTGGTTTTTTTCAttgaatttacaatttataaataatgtgatgtgaaaattagtaataatttttagcattttatttaaagcagtcTGTTCTCGCGCCTTGCTCCACTTATGTGCAATTGAATCTTACTTGTGTCCTTTCCACGTGAGCGTCCCATCgaatttattcaataaattattagggACTTCGCAAACGATCTCCCCATCAAACTGACCGATCAACTCGTGATTATCCATCATCTCGGCAGTTTCGGGCAGGCACTGACGACATTTCAGATTCGTCTCTCTATAGGGATTTTATTTGAGTCATTAGAATAGTTTATCGGacaaatataatgtttataataacacaaactagaacaattttataaacagTTTTTATTACCCGTCCAATTCCGCTGTTTCGATGTAACAGAGGCCGTTCGGCTCACTAGTTGTCAGGAGTAGAACGTCTGCCGCCACAAACTGATCATTCTCCATTCTAATTACATCACCCACTTGTACCTGCGACCATCTCTCCTCGCGTAAATTAGTACCCCGTAATGTTCGGGACTTTCTATTGTTTACTTGAGAATCGCTGCTATGCCGTTgctgcaaattaaatttatatgtttaaatatagcttgtattacttaattataatttaaattaattactattgTAATTGCAtacaacaaattaaattattgctgGGTTTTATTTTGCGAATAACATTCTAGTCCCTTCCTTCTCTGTTTCAATGTAGCCTTTTTTGTATAGTTTTTGTATTTAAagcataaaaaaaaatatattttaaaaagaaagctAGAAGAGGAAATGTGAATAAAAATCGGAATTTAAAGAAGAACGGGACGAGATGTAATATATACAAGTAGAACATAAAAAGCGAGGGATATATAAGGCGAGTAGACaaggagaaagaaatagaaaataggATTAAAGAAGAGTTAAAGTTagattaaaatcaatataaatttaagaataaaaCAAGAGATAAGGTATTAGAATGTAaagtaaatatgtaataagaCTTTAGGATGAATAAatcattgtattatttttctaaggGATTATTCTGAAAAATACTATATAAGATTacagtatacatatatcacaatatttttgtgaaaaatttttacCTAAATTCTGCAATTGTATATTAGGTTTAATAcgtaattctttttctttttacatgttTTCTCAAAATGTAGTAAGAGGAGAAACAAAAGCAAAATCGACGATAAAATACTTACAAAGTCGTCGTAGGCATCTTTGACGGCAGTGAGCGTGAGTACCCCTATAAGCGGTATAGCTGTGGTGATAGGGGTCAAGGAGGATATTGCGGGGATCATCTGAAGTACTAACAGGCATAGGAAATAAAAGTTGGCGAGTCGTTGAAATTGCTCGAACAAATTTAATGGAAGGAACGTCAGAACTGAATACTTGGACGTCTTGATGTAATTATTCtacaagtaaaaatatattatgtacttTTACTCCCTTTCTAATAAACGtatttatatcaaaatctATTTTTAGATACATTTCAGTTGTTACGTATATAAAAACAGATAATAGCGTAGGAAACTATTTTACCGCATAATGAAATTGTGAGTTGTATTCACGATTGTTGGCGCGAATCCGCCTCTCTgtttctgtaaaaataatacaataaaatatatttagtacGTACGgtctttatataattacataacaaaTGATTAATCAATGATTCTCATTAGATTGCACTTAATACAAAGGTGTTCTTGATTTGTTTACCCTTTCTAGATTAACAGATCTTTCACACGGTTCGGTTCTTTGACCGTATCGGTAATTTTGCTGAATCAGCCTCAACCATAAAAGAACCGAATCATCTGAATGCCTCCACTATGGCATATGCGCCACTAGCAACCGATTCGgcaaaattatcgatataatCGATATCGGTCAAAGGACCGAATCGTGTGAACGATTTGTAACACACATTCATTACTATGATGTCATCAGTGACCGTCATGCAATGGATGTGTTAAGGTGTGTAACACACAATTACTTAAATTTAGAAGATTATGACTactacttaataataatatatttataatacaacaGCATAAGCAAAGcgtaattcataaataatttaaatatttgtatttattaaaatcttaaaaataattatataggcATATAATCAATAACGAATCTTAAATAATCCAATTGGCGTAAATGGAAAATTCGCTAAAATACGCTTGGtgatgaattaaattaaactaattTTGTCAGATAAATGCACGCATGCAGAAAGGGACGAAGGGAGTgagatagagaaaaagagaagagtacTTAAAAGACTTCTTAAATACTTAAAGAGTATTTAAATGACTGATCTGTtcacttttaataataaaaaaatgcttcGAATAATTGTTTAGCTTCATGAATGACACATTCTGATGTCAACAATTCTTTTGAAGGTGGAGGCATGGAATAAAGAAGATAGAAAGATCAGcttcatttttatatgtaaatacaataaaatatgtttttctttattttctaataaagaaaataaaataataataaaaaatatatagagatCTACCGAAATAGCAAAACGACAACATGTTTTTAATCAAGATTTTGTTGAACGAAATCTCATTTGTAAACTACGTACTAGTTTTaagttttgtaaaatactCAATTAAAATATAGACATTAGTCAGTCATGAAGCCAAGCAATATTCGTCTGAAGTATTTTTGTTATCACTAAAactaaattattcaattatattgtttGAAGCGCCCCATCCTCTACGTATGCGTGCGCACATGCGTATAAGATGTAAAGATTATAAATGTCtcatttaataaagaatttaaatcaagaaaaattatacataataaacaaaaaaaatttatatatcaaaattaatgttaatttggTCACTTATTATCTTTTCGCATATGAAAAGAATACAAGTCAATCAATTTTCATAACTGGAAAATGAAAGGTATAACATTTGTTCTATAGATGATCTCTTTTGAATTTAATCGGTTCTTATAGTCGAATGCATTGCTTTACACTTGCTTGTTATATTCCTGCTGCAATTCCACATAACTGGATAAACTATTAATCATTGGTTTCTCATGCAAAGCAAGAGGTGAAGTTCGTCAGTACCGAGAACGATCGAATCAGTTTACGTAGCAGGCTTATACATCCACCATTCTGTATATTCGCGAGAAACACGTGGATACTACGCGCTCTTGtttagtaaattttaataagtcATTCGACCATATCCAAGGTGCGAAACCTTGATAGCAACGTAAAGCACATAAGTTGCTGAAATTTGCATTACGTTCGAAGTCGGTAGTATTGATCGTCATATCTATTGCGTATAACTTGTACTATTGTTTGCCATAACGTCATCGGAAATGTAGAATGATATAGACATACATATGCATGTTTGTCTAGTTTAAATTAGATACTTATTTGATCAtattaaatcatattaaatgaaataaaataaagttatatcatttttaaaagaGGTCTTgtttatatatgcatttactttttctataatttccccccgtgtgtgtgtgtgcgcgcgcgtgcgcgattgtacttttctttttttgtaaataatgttttaaagatattaaatctttttttagtacaatgacatataattaatattctgcaTGCTTACGTGAATAAATACGTGCTTCACGCATgtgatatatcatataatcaagcatataattgataatttagtTATTACTACGAACATCTTAGAGCATCTTTTCTCATAAAACGTGCAGTAAGATTACTAACACTCTCCTAACATAAAGGATACAAAAGACTTTTGCCTATCGATTGAATCTATTaaccatttaattaatttaactgtTACGATTATAATTGTGGTTCCGCTTAGCTATATGCATTACGTAAATGTACAATCTGACTCGCCAGTCGTTCTTTGCTTGCACGTGAACTTGGGGCGAGACACTACTGTGTCTCTTGATAAGCCTCAATTTAGAGATGCACACTGACAATCGCAGCCAGCTAGAACTGATTCGACTCGATTTTGATGCGAGGTGCTAGCGCTTAGGTTTCCATCAGAGGAGCAACAGAGCCATTCAATGATTCTCGTTATCGCCATGGGAACTCACCGCTAGAGAAGAAAGATGTGCTACGACCGATGCATTCGGTAGCAGGCGGCGAATTTGGCGGCGCCGACGAGGAGGATGTAGTGGCGGTAGTAGCAGAATGGTATCTGGTACCCCGCCAAATCACCAGCTTGCCCAGCACCGTCAGCAAAGATTCGCGCAGGGTGTTGTGACGACTACCACCACCCAAACTGCTGGATGAGTCTCTTTTCGAGCACTCACCAGCTTCCACTACCTCGTCAGACGAGGAGGCAAGCGTGAGCGACGCTACGTGCGATCGCTGCTGTTGGCTAGCCGTCAGCTCCAACTGCGAAGATTGCTGCAGCTGCAATTGCTTGCTACGTTGCGTTTTCCGCCGTTTTTTCCGCTTCCTGCGGTTATTGCCACCGCCTTCGTCGTCCTCCTCGGCCTCTTGCGTCGAATATTTGCGACCAGCAGCCTCGTTGCTACTCCTCGTGGATGTTGCTGTTGCCGTCGTCATCCTCGCGGCACCACGATGCGTCGTCGTATCCGCTGATTCGTCCTCGTCATTGCAGTCCTTCACCTTACGATTGTTGCGCGACATAGCGCACGCGTTACACTTGAGAGCTCGAGAGCTCGAGGACGGGTAGAAACGATCGGTCGAGGACACACCGTTTGGCATGGCAAATGCGCTTTTTTGTTATACCTACGATTTTCACGATCACAATTAGCGGAAATTAACGATTGTTAATTGAATTCAAAATGCGCAATGATTGTTAGTGGAGACGCTCAAA encodes the following:
- the LOC105283486 gene encoding phospholipid-transporting ATPase ID isoform X5; this encodes MSVEVDTLELEVFEVKDCNDEDESADTTTHRGAARMTTATATSTRSSNEAAGRKYSTQEAEEDDEGGGNNRRKRKKRRKTQRSKQLQLQQSSQLELTASQQQRSHVASLTLASSSDEVVEAGECSKRDSSSSLGGGSRHNTLRESLLTVLGKLVIWRGTRYHSATTATTSSSSAPPNSPPATECIGRSTSFFSSETERRIRANNREYNSQFHYANNYIKTSKYSVLTFLPLNLFEQFQRLANFYFLCLLVLQMIPAISSLTPITTAIPLIGVLTLTAVKDAYDDFQRHSSDSQVNNRKSRTLRGTNLREERWSQVQVGDVIRMENDQFVAADVLLLTTSEPNGLCYIETAELDGETNLKCRQCLPETAEMMDNHELIGQFDGEIVCEVPNNLLNKFDGTLTWKGHKYPLDNDKIILRGCVLRNTQWCYGMVIFAGKDTKLMQNSGKTKFKRTSIDRLLNLLIIGIVFFLLSLCLFCMVGCGIWESLVGRYFQVYLPWDSLVPSEPITGATVNALLVFFSYSIVLNTVVPISLYVSVEVIRFVQSFLINWDEEMYHASTKTHAKARTTTLNEELGQIEYIFSDKTGTLTQNIMTFNKCSVAGKCYGDVIDEVTGEVIDLSETDRAVPTLTMHWKSGQEFVRPIYTPLNDPNVRLLEQADRVSSSTPEPGINGSPNILHKSSTMPPLDFSFNKDYEPEFKFYDPALLEAVRRDNQDVHSFFRLLAVCHTVMPEEKHGKIEYQAQSPDEAALVSAARNFGFVFKERSPNSITIEVMGKKEIYELLCILDFNNVRKRMSVILRKDGQLRLYCKGADNVIYERLKKGSEEIMAKTLDHLNKFAGEGLRTLCLSVRDLDESFFNNWKQRHQEAALSQENRDDKLDAIYEEIEKDMSLLGATAIEDKLQDGVPQTIANLSMAGIKLWVLTGDKQETAINIGYSCQLLTDDLTDVFVIDGTTYDSVETQLLRYLETIKTASTQKNQPTLSIVTFRWDKKSSDTEYNPSREEQDEHEMETPTEFAVVINGHSLVHALHPQLEQLFLEVSSQCKSVICCRVTPLQKAMVVELIKKNKSAVTLAIGDGANDVSMIKTAHIGVGISGQEGLQAVLASDYSIGQFRFLERLLLVHGRWSYYRMSKFLRYFFYKNFAFTLCHIWFAFFCGFSAQTVFDPMYISVYNLFYTSLPVLAVGIFDQDVNDKNSLMYPKLYAPGLQNLLFNKKEFCWSAIHGFFASCVLFLVPYGTYRDGVSPKGYVLSDHMLLGSVVATILVIVVTVQIALDTSYWTIVNHIMVWGSLIWYFILDYFYNFVIGGSYVGSLTMAMSEATFWFTTVISCIILVIPVLSWRFFFIDVRPTLSDRVRLKQRLAQLRSRQSQDILRTPSTRRTRRSLRSGYAFAHQEGFGRLITSGKIMRKLPNGADFKFSMPFTNNVTKQVNVASTSPKDNSATRNSHSLDTINL